The Medicago truncatula cultivar Jemalong A17 chromosome 7, MtrunA17r5.0-ANR, whole genome shotgun sequence genome includes the window taagtTCATTAAGTGGTGTTTTTCTTTAGCACACATGTTAACATgatccattttttttaggggagagataaatgattttaaataaggGAAACGTTAACTAGTGCTTCCAGGGTACTAGTTAAGAAAAACTAATATAGAAACTTTGCATTGAAAAGTGATAAAAAGTagaatgttcttttttttttttgttacaatttgataaaaaaaagttgttgtttcttatgaaaaattatatttttacttttttaaccaGTGGCCCCGAAACACCGGTTAACATATGTAAGTATTGATGTatttatcattatcataaattTAAAGTGGAAGTTATTGATCTGGGAATGGTGAAAGCAgtaagggcacatgttaaaatgataaaagtaaaaatattttattgtaattaattcatttgaatttaatttttctacttttgattaactgaatgcacaaaatttaaaaaaatatttacagttTTGGGTTGTTTAACAAGTGTTCTTAGAACACAAGTTAATATGACCCAAATAGTATTAATAAGAGTGTAGAGttgaacaaaaataattaatattgtattaaaaagttaaacgaGCCACTCATTTTAAATAGATTCATTCATAGAGAAAGGTGTTTATCCAAGGAcgttctctcttttatttttgctaaAGTGGTGCATCAGAGGAATTAGATGTCTAGTAtacattgacaaaaaaaaattataaaatggaTGATTTGAAATTATAGAATTCATTTAAGCATCTAAaaagagttgtttttttttttctttgatacaATAAATAGAGGtgtttttttaaagtaatataatgattaaaaatttatcttttaacaTGAATAAgaaatttttccttaaaaaaatcgaaTAAGAAATTCGGTGTTCTAATGCACCTTATCACACACacaatataagcaaaaaatataacaaaaattaaggtatttgatttaaaatttatatcaaaaacATCAacttatgttaatttatttttacttatattttgagatggatgaaatatgaaaaataatatttgtggatCATTatatctctttattttctttctctattattttttatcttaaatgattgtttaaatatcgctaatcataaaatatatatctttatAACCAAGACAAACTCATATAACATTTAAACACTAGAGAAATATTAACAAGTGTCTTAAAAATACTACTATTTGTTTGCGGGGCTTAACATGAATACGGTGGAAATGAAGTGTAGTCTTATATTTTGTGCGCGTGAATGAGCCAACCAGCTAGGAATAACGTAAACAAAAACACATTGGTCATTGGTGTGCTGTGCCAAATGATGTTTACGTGTCTGAGCAATACAACTGCATAGAAAACCGAGTTAACTTCCCCCAACTTTGAAACCTTCCTTCCTTTTCaaactctttcttctttcttccttccttttattattcttttatttctcATAAACCCAAACCTCACTttcttccaaaacctcacaAACCCTTTACCTTCCAAAATGGTTCATCACCACCGTTACCATCAACTTAGAAGACCAGCAGAGTATATCAAAGATGAAGAGTCACAGAATCACGTCATGGATTGTTCTAGCTCTGTTTATAGCAAGAGAACAAAGCCAAAACTCATCACTTTCCTCTTCCTCATCACTTTCCTCTCTTGCTGCTATGTTTTTGCACCTTTTTTCCTTGGACCATCTTTCTCTTTATCACTTTTGTGTAAGCATCTTTAATCTTAACCTTCTTTCTTCAACTActgatttgttgtttttatttcctCTGTTTGTCTTCTACTATTTTGCTTTGtgttgattttcttttcttattttttcagATTCTTATGGACCTGAAAATGATGCCAACCAAGATGGtgttgatatgcatgcttctaTATGCTCTTCAGTTTCTACTGGTAAGAATTTAttgctcatttttttttgttcttctgcATGTTCTGTATGATTTTTTCATATATTCAATTTGATATGTTTAGTCTAATAGCAACCACATAAACCAAGTGGTTGGGACTACAATCAGTTAGGAGTTCAATTCTTAGCATGAACAATTTTTGGTAAGACGATACTTACCTTCTCAGGATTACCTAACTTCGGATTACTAGAGCCTCTTTGGCTTAAAACCATTGgattaacacaaaaaaacataacttCATCATAATGGTTTTCAAGGGGTTTATCCCTTGGAAATTTCTTGTGATCGATCCACTTTTTGGTTTTAATGCTCTGCTTCCTATGGGAATAAGACCTGGTAATTCGGAGTTCGGCTGAGAAGTAAGTAAAGTCTGGTAAAAAATTGTTGTGACCATGATTTGAACTCGTTATCCCAAACAATTCAActttaaattaagaaatttataGGAATGGTTATTTTCAATATTGTAATTGTtcaacattttttcccttctatTTTGTTGTTTACTATATTACTTTCTCTAGATATTCATTTTTACTTCCTTGATTATACAGGAACCATATGTTGTGATAGAAGTGGTTACCGTTCTGATATCTGTGTGATGAAAGGCGATATAAGAACacattcttcttcctcttcaatcTTCCTCTACAACTCAATAAGCCACGGCAATAATGTTTCAAGGACTATTGAAGCTCGAAAAggtgaagatgaagaggatcaAGTGCTCCAACATGAAAAGATAAAGCCCTATACTAGAAAGTGGGAGACAAGTGTCATGGACACCATTGATGAATTGAACCTCATTTCAAAGAAGGTGAATTCGCCTAGTGTTCGAGGTTGTGATGTTCAACATGATGTTCCAGCTGTGTTTTTCTCGAATGGAGGCTACACCGGCAATGTGTATCACGAATTCAACGATGGAATCATACCTTTGTACATCACTTCACAACATTTCAACAAGAAGGTTGTATTTGTGATACTTGAATATCATGAATGGTGGATCACGAAATACGGCGACATCCTTTCTCATCTATCGGATTTTCCACCGATTAACTTTAGCAATGATAATCGGACTCATTGTTTCCCTGAAGCCATCGTTGGTCTCAAAATTCATGATGAACTAGCCGTGGATTCCGCGTTGATGGAAGGTAACAAAAGCATTGTTTATTTCAGAAACCTTTTGGACGAAGCTTATTCGCCTCGGATAAAAGGACTAATTCAAGACGAGGAAAGGGAAGCACAAGAGAAATTGcgacagcaacaacaacaacaaatctctTTATCTCCATCATCAGATTCAGAAACCTCACAAGGACTGCAAGAAATTGCACGAACGAAACCAAAATTGGTTATCGTCTCTAGAAGTGGTTCAAGAGCTATAACTAACGAGAATTTGCTAGTGAAAATGGCAGAGGAAATTGGTTTTAAGGTAAATGTTTTAAAACCTCAGAAAACAACAGAATTGGCAAAGATTTATAGGGTACTAAACGAAAGCGACGTTATGATTGGTGTTCATGGAGCTGCTATGACACATTTTATGTTCATGAAACCTAAATCTGTGTTCATTCAAGTTGTTCCTCTTGGTACTAATTGGGCTGCAGATACTTATTACGGCGAACCTGCAAGGAAGCTTGGTTTGAAATACATTGGCTATGAAATTCATCCTAAAGAAAGCTCTTTATATGAGAGATATGATAAAAGTGATCCTATTTTGAGAGACCCTGAAAGCATTAACAAGAAAGGGTGGGAATATACGAAGAAGATTTATCTTGATAGCCAAAATGTTAAATTAGACCTTAGAAGGTTCAGAAAAAGGTTGCATAGAGCCTATGAGTACACAATCCTTAGATCAAATCTGAACCTTCAACACCAACCACTGTGAATTTTCCCATTCCAcggtttcatttatttttttatgaacattCTTTAATGTAAAAAACTTAGTTTGTTTTGAAATGTAAAATATTCTTAAACATATAGTGACAACCTGAAAATTTCTTAATGTGATATGGTGTGTATACTAGGATATCTGTAATTAAAAGCTGAAATTTGTTGTTATTCTGTCATTTTTGGTGTGTTAATACTTGTGTAACATTGTTTACTTCAAATCAATTGTCCAATGTGGGTGGTCTCAAATTCTATTTAGAGTTTAAGGTTGATCATGATCATGAAAAGGATGTCTTTGATTCCAAACTTGCGTTCCTGTATAACATAAGCCAAGCCAGAAGGCACCAACCAGGATATGTCACCATCCAAGACATGAACTATTGTGAGGTGAAA containing:
- the LOC11421645 gene encoding xylan glycosyltransferase MUCI21, which codes for MVHHHRYHQLRRPAEYIKDEESQNHVMDCSSSVYSKRTKPKLITFLFLITFLSCCYVFAPFFLGPSFSLSLLYSYGPENDANQDGVDMHASICSSVSTGTICCDRSGYRSDICVMKGDIRTHSSSSSIFLYNSISHGNNVSRTIEARKGEDEEDQVLQHEKIKPYTRKWETSVMDTIDELNLISKKVNSPSVRGCDVQHDVPAVFFSNGGYTGNVYHEFNDGIIPLYITSQHFNKKVVFVILEYHEWWITKYGDILSHLSDFPPINFSNDNRTHCFPEAIVGLKIHDELAVDSALMEGNKSIVYFRNLLDEAYSPRIKGLIQDEEREAQEKLRQQQQQQISLSPSSDSETSQGLQEIARTKPKLVIVSRSGSRAITNENLLVKMAEEIGFKVNVLKPQKTTELAKIYRVLNESDVMIGVHGAAMTHFMFMKPKSVFIQVVPLGTNWAADTYYGEPARKLGLKYIGYEIHPKESSLYERYDKSDPILRDPESINKKGWEYTKKIYLDSQNVKLDLRRFRKRLHRAYEYTILRSNLNLQHQPL